AACGCCGTCCTGTGTAATTATTTTTACAATCTCGTCTTGGATAATATATAGATTTTCAGTATTTTCAAGGGTATGCTTCATGGTTTTGGAATATGCGCTTTTGTCTGCCTGAACTCTAAGGGAATATACGGCAGGGCCTTTTCCCGTGTTCAGCATACGGCTTTGTATATATGTTTTATCTATGTTGCGGCCCATTTCTCCGCCCAGGGCGTCGATTTCTTTAACGAGATGGCCCTTGGAGCTTCCCCCGATATTGGGGTTACAAGGCATCATTGCTATAGAATCCATATTTACTGTAAAAACCATTGTCTTTTTTCCAAGGCGCGCCGAAGCAAGGGCTGCCTCACAGCCGGCATGCCCTGCCCCTATTACGATTACGTCTGCTGATTCTCCGCGATAATTCATGCAACCACCTTCTAAAGCATTTAATAATTTATTTACCAAGGCAGAATTCAGAGAAAATCCTGTCGATAATATCCTCTGAAACTCCTTCGCCCGTTATTTCCGTTAAGTATTTATAGCAGTCCATAAGATCTATCGTAAGGATGTCTTCCGGCATTCCCATATTGATAGATTCCATTACGTTAAAAAGGCTCTCCCTTGCGTTCATAAGAGATTCTCTGTTTCTTGTACTTTCGACGATTACCGTCTGGCTTCCTATTTCCTCATGGATAAACATATTATAGATGGTATCGTAAAGCTCGTTAAGCCCTTCGCCGGTTTTGGCTGAAATTTCCACCACCGGGATTCCCTCAAGGATATCTGTATCTTCCGGGAGCTTATAAGAGCCTATATCTGTTTTATTCAAAAGTATAATCTTAAAAGGGTCCTTTGCTTCTCTTAAAATTTCAATGTCTTCTTTTGAAATTTCCTCTGTGGAATCCAGCACAAGAAGAATAAGCCCGGCGGTTTTGGCGCTTTCAAGAGCCTTGTGAACCCCTGCAAGCTCTATGGGGTCATTTGTCTGCCGAATGCCCGCCGTATCTAATATTTTAAGGGGAAGCCCCTTAATATTCACATATTCTGAAACAATATCTCTGGTAGTCCCCGGAATATCCGTCACGATAGACCGGTCTTCCTTTAAAACGGAATTTAATAAAGAGCTTTTGCCGGCGTTTGGTTTTCCAAGAATTACGGTTTTGATGCCTTCTTTTAAAGCAATTCCGCTTTCTGAGGTTTTTATGAGCTTATCAAGCTCTTCTATAAGAAAAGAAGCATTTTCTTCAATTTCCTGTAAGTTCATTTTTTCAAGGTCATGTTCCGGATAGTCGATGGAAGCTTCGATATGGGCAAGCATTAACAATACCTTGTCGGTGCATTCCTTTATTTTTTCATATAACCTGCCGGAAAGCCTGCCTAAAGCCGAACGGTGGGAAAGCTCCGTCCTTGCGTTAATGATATCCATTACCGCCTCGGCTCTCGTAAGGTCTATTCTTCCGTTTAAAAATGCTCTTTTTGTAAATTCTCCCGGCTCGGCAAGCCTTGCCCCTTTTGAAAGAACCAAATCGAGGACCAGAGAAAGGGCCTTCTCTCCCCCGTGGCAGTTGATTTCCAAAACGTCTTCTTTCGTATAGGACTTGGGGCTTAACATCAGGCTTATCATCGCCTCGTCAAGAATTTCATTATTTTTAAGTATTTTTCCGTAATAAAGCCTGTGGCTTTCAAGAGCTGTTACGGAAAGATGCGGCATAAATATATCTTTTGCGATATTTTGGGATAAAGACCCGCTTACTCTTATAATTCCTATGCCCCCGCCGGCCCCTGTGGCTATGGCGGCAATAGTGTCGGTTTCCCTTTTCAAAGCAATACTCCTTTTTAAAATTATAATATACCAAGTGAACTTGAAAAATTATATAAACGTAAACTTGTAAATAGTCTTTCAAGTGAATACCGCCTTATAGTTCATAAACAAGTTTTCAAGTTTGTGAACTATAATCCTGAACCTGTAAAGCGCTTTTAGGCTTATATCCTCTATAATAAACGAATTTACTCTTAAATGCCTAAGGATAAAATCTGCTCCCCAAAACGGACTGTATTTTGCAGGCGCCTGTAATTAAAGCTTTACTTTAAATTATATAGCCAATTTGCTTTTATATCACTGTAAGTATTTGGCTTTAGAAAATATATTTATTAAAATTAAAAATCGTCTTTTGATTTTAAATTTTAATGAATTTTCTTAAGTCTATAATAAATAAACCTGATCTTTCCTAATTTTATTTATCATAGAAGAGAACAGCAAAAAACTTTTGCTTGAAAAAAACAGCTCTCTGAGCGGCAAAATTTTTTCCTTCCAATTTTATACTGCGATTTCATTTGAATTAGCTTACAATTGCTTCATAAAAATATAAAGTTTTAAAGCCTGAACCGCTGGAACTCAATGTTTTTGCAGCATACAGTAAAATAGCCTTAAGGTAATAACAAAAATCTATTCACTGCGGATTTAAAAATACGGATTTCCTTCGGAAACGGTACATTTTTAACCCCTTATGAATATACGACTTATTACTGTAATTAATTATTTACTTTAGACAGCAAAAATTCATTTTGGGGATTTCTCTATAGACTTTAAATGTTTATAGAAAACAATAAGGCCCAAGTTATTTTAAAACTCAGGCCTGGTTTAACATATTAAGATTTAGTAATTAATGTAAAACGGCCAAGGCCTTAATTATTTCTGTTGGGTGATATCACAACATTTCTGAAAGGCTCGTCCCCTTGGCTATAAGTAGTTACATATTTATCGTTTTGAAGGGCCGCATGGATGATTCTTCTTTCGTAAGGGTTCATGGGCTCTAAAATCACGTTTCTTCTTGTATGTTTTGCTTTTTTAGCAAGATTATGAGCCAGTGTTTCCAAGGTTTCTTTCCTTTTCTTACGGTAATTTTCAGTATCTAATGTAACGGAGATATAAGGAGCGTTCCCCTTATTTACTACAAGGTTTA
This is a stretch of genomic DNA from Anaeropeptidivorans aminofermentans. It encodes these proteins:
- the mnmE gene encoding tRNA uridine-5-carboxymethylaminomethyl(34) synthesis GTPase MnmE, which gives rise to MKRETDTIAAIATGAGGGIGIIRVSGSLSQNIAKDIFMPHLSVTALESHRLYYGKILKNNEILDEAMISLMLSPKSYTKEDVLEINCHGGEKALSLVLDLVLSKGARLAEPGEFTKRAFLNGRIDLTRAEAVMDIINARTELSHRSALGRLSGRLYEKIKECTDKVLLMLAHIEASIDYPEHDLEKMNLQEIEENASFLIEELDKLIKTSESGIALKEGIKTVILGKPNAGKSSLLNSVLKEDRSIVTDIPGTTRDIVSEYVNIKGLPLKILDTAGIRQTNDPIELAGVHKALESAKTAGLILLVLDSTEEISKEDIEILREAKDPFKIILLNKTDIGSYKLPEDTDILEGIPVVEISAKTGEGLNELYDTIYNMFIHEEIGSQTVIVESTRNRESLMNARESLFNVMESINMGMPEDILTIDLMDCYKYLTEITGEGVSEDIIDRIFSEFCLGK